In Deltaproteobacteria bacterium, the sequence GCGGCAAGCCCTCGCGGCCCCGGTGTGCTTGATTGCTTGCCGGCTCATGCTTTCGCCTCTTGCTGCCCCGATTGCCGGGGCCGGTTCAAGCCGATGCCGGGGCAGCCTCTGGCATCCCGAGCGCGCCTCCAGTATGGGTGAGCGGCCCGCGCGCCGCAGCTTGCGCCTTGGGCCACATAACTCAGCAGGGAGGATGCAGCATGAAGATTGAAGGCAGTGTCGCGATCGTAACCGGCGGCGCTTCGGGCCTGGGTGAGGCCACGGTGCGCACGCTGGTCGCCAATGGCGGGCGCGTGGCGATCATGGATCGCCCTCAATCCACCGGCGCGCAGCTCGCCGCCGAGCTGGGCAAGAGCGTCATCTTCGCCGCGGCCGATGTGACCAGCGCCGCCGAAGTCAGCGCGGCGCTAGAGAAGACCCTCGCCGCGTTCGGGACAATCCACATCACCATAAACTGCGCCGGTACCGGGGCGGCGATGAAGACCGTCAGCAAGTCGGGGCCGATGCCGCTGGAGGTCTTCAGCAAGGTGATCGAAATCAACCTGATCGGCACCTTCAATGTACTGCGGCTGGCAGCGGTGCAAATGGCCAAGAACCAGCCCAACGACGAAGGCGAGCGCGGCGTGATCATCAACACCGCTTCGGTGGCCGCCTTCGACGGGCAGATCGGCCAGGCCGCATACTCGGCCTCGAAGGGCGGCGTGGTCGGCATGACGCTGCCGATCGCACGCGATCTGGCTTCAGTCGGAATCCGTTGCGTCACCATCGCCCCGGGCACCTTCGATACGCCGATGCTGGCGATGCTGCCGGAGCCGGCCCGCCAGGCGCTGGCGGCGCAGATTCCGTTCCCGTCGCGCCTCGGCCGCCCGGCCGAGTTCGCCGCCTTGGCGCGCCACATCGTCGAGAACGCGATGATCAACGGCGAGACCATCCGGCTCGACGGCGCGCTGCGCATGCCGCCGCGCTAGCCGGTGAAAGCATCGGCTGCGGGCGTACCGCCCGCGCCCGCCCGCGGCGCGTTTGACAGCGGGGTATTGCGGGGGCACGGTGGCCGGCGTCATGCGCCCTGAAGCCGATCCGGACAGCGCGGCCTTGCTGAGCTTGCTCGAACAGCGTGCTCCGCGCCCGTTGTCGATTCAAGAGCTGGCGCGCTTACTCGAACTCGAGCGCTACGACCGCAAGCGGCTACGGCTGGCGCTCGAAGCGGCAGTCGCCAACAACACGCTGCGCCGCATCGGTAAGACCCGCTATCAGTGGATTCGCCAGTTCGAGCGCTCGCCCCAAGCACCACGCCCGCGGGGAGCCACAGGAGTGGATTGCGCGCGGCCTACGCGGCGCATCGCCGGGCGCTACGTTCGCGTGCGCGCCGGCTACGGCTTTGTTGAAGTGCTCGGCCGCGCCGCCGACCAGTATCCGCGCGACATCCTCATTCCTTCCGGCATGGAGGGCAGCGCCCTGCACGGCGATCGCGTCGAGGTGGAAATCGTCCGCCGTGATACGCGCCTGCGCCGGGTGGTCGGGCGCGTCGCCGCCGTCACCGATAGTGTGCACGAGCTGGTGATCGGCATCCTCGAACACCGTCGCGGCGGTTGGCGTCTGCTGCCGGAGAGCACGCTGTTGCCGCCGGTTGACATTCTCGGAGTGCCGGCGTTGAAACCGGCACAGGCGGGCTTGGTGGCGCGAGTGCGGCTGACCCGGCCGCCGGCACCAGAGCGTGCTCCCGGCGGCCAACTCGAAGAGGTGCTGGGCGCAGCCGATGATCCCGAGGTGCAGTTTCTCACTATCGCCGCCGAGCACGGGCTGCGCACGGAATTCCCGCCGGCGGTGCAGGCCGAGGCGGCTGAGCTGCCGCCCGATCCGGCCGAGCACGACCTCGCCGGGCGCGAGGATTTGCGCGCCCGGCCGTTCGTCACCATTGATGGCGAGAGCGCGCGCGACTTCGACGATGCGGTCTGCCTCGAAGAGACACGCGCTGGCTACCGCCTGTGGGTAGCGATCGCCGATGTCTCCCACTACGTGCGGCCGGAGTCGGCGCTGGATGCGGAGGCGGCGCGGCGCGGCACCAGCGTCTATTTTCCCGACCGCGCCATCCCCATGCTGCCGCCCCAGTTGTCCGCCGAACTGTGCTCGCTCAACCCGGGGCGGCCACGTCTGGTGCTGGTGGCGGAGATGCGCTTCGACCGCGGCGGGCAGCGACTGGCGGCGCGGATTTATCGCGGCGTGATCGTCAGCCGCGCCCGCCTCACTTACACCAAAGTGGCCGCGCTGCTGTCGCAGGCCGGCACCCCGGAAATCAACGCCTGGCGCGCCGAATTCGCTCCGCTGTTGCCGCAGTTGCAGCTCATGCACGGCTTCATGAACACGCTCTACCGCAACCGCGTGCAAGCCGGCTCCCTTGACCTCGACTTGCCCGAGGCGCTCGTCGATCTCTCCGAAGAGGGCCGCAGCGTCGGCGTGCGGCTGTTCCAGCGCAACGACGCCCACCGCCTGATCGAGGAATTCATGCTCGCAGCCAACTGCGCCGTCGCCGTCTTTCTGCAGGCGCAGCAGATACCTTTCCCCTACCGCATCCACGAGCCGCCCGATCCCGCGGACATCGACGATCTCAACCGCTTCTTGGGGCCCTTCGGTTTCCACGTCGACTACCGCGACCGCGTTCAGCCACGCGAGGTGCAGCACTTGCTCAACCAGTTACAGGGCCATCCGCTGGCGCGTGTGCTTTCACGCCAGGTGCTGCGCTCGCTCAAGCAAGCGCAATACACCACCGCCAACGCCGGCCACTTCGGGCTGGCGTTTCCGCTCTATTGCCACTTCACCTCACCGATCCGCCGCTATCCCGACCTGCTCGTGCACCGCCAACTCACGCGCTGGCTCGACGGCGCGCCGGCGAATGCCGGCGCCGAGGCGATCGAGGCGCTCAGCCTTCAGAGCTCGCAGGCGGAGCGTAAAGCCATGGAAGCCGAGCGCGCCATGCTCGATCTCAAGAAGGCCGAGTTCATGCTCGCACACCTGCTCGAACCCGAAGCGGGCACAATCGTGTCGATCGTGTCCTTCGGCTTCTTCGTCGAGCTCGATGCCTATCCGGTCGAAGGGCTGGTGCGCCTCGACGCCCTGACCGACGATCGCTACGTCTTCATCGAGCCGGAGATGAGCCTCAAAGGCATGCGCAAAGGCCAGCGCTTCCGGCTCGGCGACCGGGTGCGGGTGGAGGTCGTGAACGTTTCGCTGCAACGGCGTGAGATCGACTTGGCGCTGCTAGAGCGGCTAGGCCCCATCGAAGTCGGCTCCCGTCAACGTCCGAAACCCGGGGCGCGCAAGCGCTCAGGCTCTGGTGACGGGCTATCCTCAGCCCGTTCCCCACGCCGGCGGCGGGAACACAAGACGTGAGCCGGCAGCCACAGCGGCTTTTTTTCCTTCTTGCGACCATGCTGCCTCTGCTACACTACGCGGCGTGGGGCGTACCCCGCGGATAAAGGATCACCATGCCAAGACGCAAGCGCTCGGGCCGCAAGATCGTTCAGCGCGCCGCCGAGTGGGATTCGCACCTACTCGAGTCGGCCGGCATCGTCAGCACCGGCCCTGCCGGCCGCGAGGATGTAGTCCGTAGCTTTGCCAGCTTGGCGCCGTGGACGCCGGAAGATCAGGCGGCCGTCGCCGAGCTAGCCAATGCGCTTGCGGGCGATATCGAGGAGATCGCCCGCCCACTGGCCGAGGGCTTGGCGGCTCGGGTCAGCGAGCACGTCTCGGGCCCCGACGCGGTCGAGGCACTGGTGCAGGTCAACTCGTGGCTACTGGCCAACATGCTCGACAACTTCCGCACGGGCGACTTGAAAACGCTGTTCCAGGGAACCCTGGAGTACGATCTCGGCTTGCTGCGCTCGCAGCGCGAGTCCGATCCCGAGCTGCGCTCGACGTTGACGCAGCTGTATCTCTCGCTCGAGACCGCCGCCGCGTTGATCATGGCGCGAGCCCGCCGGCGCTGCGCCGGCAATCCGCAGCTGCCGGCGATGCTCGCCGCTTACAGCCGCCTAGCGCTGCACTGCGGCGCGATTTTGGGACAGGCCTTCTACGAGGCCCGCTCGGAGGAATTTCGTGAGGCTTTGCGGCTGACCACGTCGCTGCTCGAAGCCTCGCGCGAACTCAACACGCGCACGGCCTCGGTCAGCAGCGTGCTGTCACACCTCTCGCGCATCGTGCAGCGCTTGGTGCGCTGCGACAAGAACATCACCTACTTGTGGCGCGACGCCGAGCAGGCTTATGTCGGCGAGACCGGCTTCGGCTTTAGCGTCGAGGAGCTGGCGCAAATCCGCCGCCGGCCGGTCCCGCGTGGGGCCTTTGCGCTGATCGACGCACTGCTCAACGGGCAGGAAGTGACCGGCCGGGACGATGCCCCCCACATTCCCGCGGCGTTGCTCCATCGTTATGGCGTGCGCGCCTATGCCGTGTCCCCAATGCTCACATCTCAGGGCAAACCCTTGGGTGCACTGGCGGCGTTTCGACGCACCCCGCAGCCGTTCGGAGCCACCGATCTGCACATCCTGCGCGGAGTCGCCCAGAACTCGGCGCTGGCGATCGAAAACGCCTTCCTGCTCGAACGTCTCGCGCGCGAGGCGCAACTCAAGCAGCAGGCTGCCGGCGCCGCCCGCGACAGCGAGCGCCGGCGCTTGGCGCGCGAGCTCCACGACGGCGTGTTGCAGGACCTCACGGCGGTCAAGCTCCGCATCGAGGGCGAAGGCCGGCAGGCCAACGGCGCCCGCCTACAGGGCGCCGCCGACGCCGTCATCCGGGTCATGGAAGAACTGCGCCGGGTGGTCGATGAGCTGCGTCCTCCTGACCTCAGCAGCGTGTCACTAGCCGAGGCCATCGCCTCCCATGCCCGCGTACTCACGCGCGGCCACGGCATCGGTCTCGAACTCGAGCTCGCCGAAATCGAGGTGGCGGATTGGGCCACGCGCGACGTTTACCGCATTGCCCAAGAAGCGATCGCCAACGCCGTGCATCACGCCAACCCCTCGCGCCTAGCGGTGCAATTGGCCCGGCGCGAGAACAGCACTGTGCTCAGCATCAGTGATAACGGGGCCGGTTTCGATCTCGCGGCCGCGGTGCTCGGCGGCGGCATCATCGGCATGCGCGAGCGCGCCGCCGCGCTCGGCACCGACTTCGACATCGTCACTGCGCCGGGACAAGGCACCTCGGTCCAATTAGTGGTCCCGTCGACCTCCGCCCGCCAGCGCCCGCGCCGGACGGCCCGGGCGCAAACGGCCAACGCCAACGGCGGCGCCGCGAGCGAGCCCGTGTGAGCGCACTCGGCTATATAAGGATCTCAGGCCGGGCGCTTACTCCGGATCTTGGAAGCGCGGCGCGCGTTTTTCCAGATTGGCCTGGACCGCCTCGACTTGATTGGGGCGGGCGATCAGCGTCAGTTGAATCGCTTCTTCGAGCCTCAGCCCTTCTTCGACACTGCCGGCGAAGGCGCGGTTGAGCAGGCGCTTAGCGGCACGGATAGCATCGGGCGAGCGCTGCGCCAGCTCGTGCGCCAAGGCCAGGGCGTCGTCCAGCGGCTTGTCACTGACGCGCGTCGCCAAGCCGAGCGCGGCGGCCTCGCTGCCCGAGATCACGCGCCCCGTTAGCGTCAGCTCCTTGGCGACATCGAGTCGCACCAACCGCCGCAACGTTTGCGTGCCGCTCATGTCGGGGATCAAACCCCACTTGATCTCCATCACCGAGAGTTGGGCATCGGGCGTTACCAGGCGTAGGTCGGCGCCGAGCGCGATTTGCAGGCCGCCGCCAAAAGCGACACCGTGCACGGCCGCGATTACCGGCACCGGCAGCTCGGCCCAAAGCCAGCCGGCGAGTTGGGCGTAATTGGCGGGACTACCCTCGGCGCGGTCGAGCAAGCCACGCGACATGCCACGCTCAGGGGTGCCGGCCGCCATTGCCATGAAGCTGGCGAAGTCGAGGCCGGCGCAAAACGCGCGCCCGGTGCCTGACAACACCACCGCCCGCAGCGCGCGGT encodes:
- a CDS encoding 3-hydroxyacyl-CoA dehydrogenase; the encoded protein is MKIEGSVAIVTGGASGLGEATVRTLVANGGRVAIMDRPQSTGAQLAAELGKSVIFAAADVTSAAEVSAALEKTLAAFGTIHITINCAGTGAAMKTVSKSGPMPLEVFSKVIEINLIGTFNVLRLAAVQMAKNQPNDEGERGVIINTASVAAFDGQIGQAAYSASKGGVVGMTLPIARDLASVGIRCVTIAPGTFDTPMLAMLPEPARQALAAQIPFPSRLGRPAEFAALARHIVENAMINGETIRLDGALRMPPR
- the rnr gene encoding ribonuclease R, translated to MRPEADPDSAALLSLLEQRAPRPLSIQELARLLELERYDRKRLRLALEAAVANNTLRRIGKTRYQWIRQFERSPQAPRPRGATGVDCARPTRRIAGRYVRVRAGYGFVEVLGRAADQYPRDILIPSGMEGSALHGDRVEVEIVRRDTRLRRVVGRVAAVTDSVHELVIGILEHRRGGWRLLPESTLLPPVDILGVPALKPAQAGLVARVRLTRPPAPERAPGGQLEEVLGAADDPEVQFLTIAAEHGLRTEFPPAVQAEAAELPPDPAEHDLAGREDLRARPFVTIDGESARDFDDAVCLEETRAGYRLWVAIADVSHYVRPESALDAEAARRGTSVYFPDRAIPMLPPQLSAELCSLNPGRPRLVLVAEMRFDRGGQRLAARIYRGVIVSRARLTYTKVAALLSQAGTPEINAWRAEFAPLLPQLQLMHGFMNTLYRNRVQAGSLDLDLPEALVDLSEEGRSVGVRLFQRNDAHRLIEEFMLAANCAVAVFLQAQQIPFPYRIHEPPDPADIDDLNRFLGPFGFHVDYRDRVQPREVQHLLNQLQGHPLARVLSRQVLRSLKQAQYTTANAGHFGLAFPLYCHFTSPIRRYPDLLVHRQLTRWLDGAPANAGAEAIEALSLQSSQAERKAMEAERAMLDLKKAEFMLAHLLEPEAGTIVSIVSFGFFVELDAYPVEGLVRLDALTDDRYVFIEPEMSLKGMRKGQRFRLGDRVRVEVVNVSLQRREIDLALLERLGPIEVGSRQRPKPGARKRSGSGDGLSSARSPRRRREHKT
- a CDS encoding GAF domain-containing sensor histidine kinase; this translates as MPRRKRSGRKIVQRAAEWDSHLLESAGIVSTGPAGREDVVRSFASLAPWTPEDQAAVAELANALAGDIEEIARPLAEGLAARVSEHVSGPDAVEALVQVNSWLLANMLDNFRTGDLKTLFQGTLEYDLGLLRSQRESDPELRSTLTQLYLSLETAAALIMARARRRCAGNPQLPAMLAAYSRLALHCGAILGQAFYEARSEEFREALRLTTSLLEASRELNTRTASVSSVLSHLSRIVQRLVRCDKNITYLWRDAEQAYVGETGFGFSVEELAQIRRRPVPRGAFALIDALLNGQEVTGRDDAPHIPAALLHRYGVRAYAVSPMLTSQGKPLGALAAFRRTPQPFGATDLHILRGVAQNSALAIENAFLLERLAREAQLKQQAAGAARDSERRRLARELHDGVLQDLTAVKLRIEGEGRQANGARLQGAADAVIRVMEELRRVVDELRPPDLSSVSLAEAIASHARVLTRGHGIGLELELAEIEVADWATRDVYRIAQEAIANAVHHANPSRLAVQLARRENSTVLSISDNGAGFDLAAAVLGGGIIGMRERAAALGTDFDIVTAPGQGTSVQLVVPSTSARQRPRRTARAQTANANGGAASEPV
- a CDS encoding crotonase/enoyl-CoA hydratase family protein, encoding MSDRVSVSLKDGVADVRLNRPEKLNALDQAMFEGLVETGKALAADRALRAVVLSGTGRAFCAGLDFASFMAMAAGTPERGMSRGLLDRAEGSPANYAQLAGWLWAELPVPVIAAVHGVAFGGGLQIALGADLRLVTPDAQLSVMEIKWGLIPDMSGTQTLRRLVRLDVAKELTLTGRVISGSEAAALGLATRVSDKPLDDALALAHELAQRSPDAIRAAKRLLNRAFAGSVEEGLRLEEAIQLTLIARPNQVEAVQANLEKRAPRFQDPE